From a region of the Helianthus annuus cultivar XRQ/B chromosome 5, HanXRQr2.0-SUNRISE, whole genome shotgun sequence genome:
- the LOC110942374 gene encoding rho GTPase-activating protein 1-like, whose amino-acid sequence MADVVQYEHLNKMNSHNIAMVFAPNMTQMADPLTALMYAVQVMNFLKTLITKTLREREDAVIESSRGPPQEPPLDKNGDQGPRLSPHVQQNHDENEEKEHEFATYDDIYLPLYQFVDVSCL is encoded by the exons ATGGCTGATGTCGTCCAATACGAGCATCTCAACAAGATGAATTCACACAATATTGCAATGGTTTTTGCCCCGAATATGACCCAG ATGGCGGATCCGTTGACTGCATTGATGTACGCAGTTCAAGTAATGAACTTTCTGAAGACGCTCATCACAAAAACTCTTCGTGAACGAGAGGATGCTGTTATAGAATCATCTCGTGGCCCACCACAAGAACCACCGTTAGATAAAAACGGTGATCAGGGGCCGAGATTAAGCCCACATGTGCAACAAAACCATGATGAAAATGAAGAGAAAGAACATGAATTCGCCACTTACGATGATATATATTTACCGTTATATCAATTTGTAGACGTTAGCTGCCTATAG